The Arachis hypogaea cultivar Tifrunner chromosome 16, arahy.Tifrunner.gnm2.J5K5, whole genome shotgun sequence genome contains a region encoding:
- the LOC112757939 gene encoding uncharacterized protein isoform X2, whose amino-acid sequence MEDLGGTRFDSLNNAVRRRRSQTSRRPRPDSQPVSEEQELSPLSATPPSEDAGKASSDEIAGYDTNSKRKEFSLNHCVSQASSATGAEDNKSLRKSNKDEGFHVLYNNEPGRSGSNNKRCSEGVLAPANWKGSNKSKESFESESRNADMYGERNPESMSVGQLGVTQDGLGNKNKVKKVKLRVGGVTRTIQSNSSSNGASGIGTTMKSTRSSDASRSRQKQQRGGLQGLRWKGSSRGCFSLGKEESLMGRTSGKNTSGQKRDKSEPVRKSKRVPKRRVLDGEFGDDDDEDDEIRYLEKLKTSKVSAVYRDEEELSKKHRKLSSVSNLENAASSRSGRDGKKRSRFEDTDYEAEEESGSDGELEDKKKKKQRKESVDVLMDGKKEMTLTTRQRALQSSKDASASGASLIEFPNGLPPAPPRKQKEKLTEVEQQLKKAEAAQRRKMQVEKAARESEAEAIRKILGQDSSRKKREEKIKKRQQELAEEKAANARMLASNTVRYVMGPSGTVVTFPEEMGLPSILNSKPISYPPPREKCAGPSCSNPYKYRDSKSKLPLCSLQCYKAVQENMAAATRA is encoded by the exons ATGGAGGATTTAGGTGGTACCCGATTTGATAGCCTCAACAATGCtgtaaggaggaggaggagtcaAACTTCACGCAGGCCTCGACCTGATTCACAGCCTGTGTCGGAAGAGCAAGAGCTGTCTCCCTTGTCAGCAACCCCCCCTTCAGAGGATGCTGGCAAGGCCTCCAGCGACGAGATTGCTGGTTATGATACTAATtccaagagaaaagaattcaGTCTTAATCATTGTGTTTCTCAGGCCTCCTCTGCTACTGGAGCTGAGGATAATAAATCCCTAAGGAAGAGTAATAAGGATGAAGGATTCCATGTGTTATATAATAATGAACCTGGAAGGAGTGGTTCGAATAATAAACGCTGTAGCGAAGGTGTTCTTGCTCCAGCTAATTGGAAAGGGTCTAATAAATCAAAGGAGAGCTTTGAGTCAGAATCAAGAAATGCAGATATGTATGGTGAAAGGAATCCTGAGAGTATGAGTGTGGGGCAGCTTGGTGTCACCCAAGATGGATTGGGGAATAAGAACAAGGTTAAGAAGGTTAAACTCAGGGTTGGTGGTGTGACACGTACCATTCAATCTAACTCGTCGTCTAATGGTGCTTCAGGAATTGGAACAACTATGAAAAGTACACGCTCTTCAGATGCCTCAAGATCACGCCAAAAGCAACAG AGGGGCGGCTTACAAGGCCTTCGGTGGAAGGGATCCTCAAGGGGTTGTTTTAGTCTTGGGAAGGAGGAGTCACTGATGGGGAGGACATCTGGAAAAAACACATCTGGTCAGAAAAGAGACAAATCTGAACCAGTTCGTAAGAGCAAGCGAGTACCAAAAAGGCGAGTACTGGATGGAGAATTTGGTGATGacgatgatgaggatgatgagaTTCGGTATTTGGAGAAGCTGAAAACATCGAAAGTTTCTGCAGTGTATAGAGATGAAGAAGAATTGAGTAAGAAGCATCGAAAACTCTCTAGTGTATCCAATTTGGAAAATGCTGCATCATCAAGATCAGGCAGAGATGGCAAGAAAAGGTCTAGATTCGAGGACACTGACTATGAGGCTGAAGAGGAGTCAGGTTCTGATGGcgagcttgaggacaagaaaaagaaaaaacagaggaAAGAATCAGTTGATGTATTGATGGATGGTAAGAAGGAAATGACTCTCACTACACGTCAACGGGCCCTTCAATCAAGCAAAGATGCCTCAGCATCTGGTGCAAGTTTAATTGAGTTTCCCAATGGATTACCACCTGCCCCACCTAGAA AGCAAAAGGAGAAGCTTACAGAGGTGGAGCAGCAACTGAAGAAAGCCGAGGCTGCTCAAAGGCGTAAAATGCAGGTTGAGAAGGCTGCCAGAGAATCTGAG GCTGAAGCTATCAGAAAAATACTTGGTCAAGATTCCAGCAGGAAGAAGcgagaagagaaaataaagaagcgTCAACAAGAACTGGCAGAG GAGAAAGCAGCCAATGCAAGAATGCTTGCATCAAACACCGTGAGATATGTGATGGGTCCCTCTGGGACAGTTGTGACCTTTCCCGAGGAAATGGGGCTCCCTAGCATATTGAACTCCAAACCCATCAG TTATCCTCCACCGCGTGAGAAGTGTGCTGGTCCATCTTGTAGCAATCCATATAAGTATCGGGATTCAAAATCAAAGCTTCCTCTTTGCAGTCTCCAATGCTACAAGGCAGTCCAGGAGAATATGGCAGCCGCAACTAGAGCATGA
- the LOC112757939 gene encoding uncharacterized protein isoform X1 gives MEDLGGTRFDSLNNAVRRRRSQTSRRPRPDSQPVSEEQELSPLSATPPSEDAGKASSDEIAGYDTNSKRKEFSLNHCVSQASSATGAEDNKSLRKSNKDEGFHVLYNNEPGRSGSNNKRCSEGVLAPANWKGSNKSKESFESESRNADMYGERNPESMSVGQLGVTQDGLGNKNKVKKVKLRVGGVTRTIQSNSSSNGASGIGTTMKSTRSSDASRSRQKQQNNSDDNHSPSEKRGGLQGLRWKGSSRGCFSLGKEESLMGRTSGKNTSGQKRDKSEPVRKSKRVPKRRVLDGEFGDDDDEDDEIRYLEKLKTSKVSAVYRDEEELSKKHRKLSSVSNLENAASSRSGRDGKKRSRFEDTDYEAEEESGSDGELEDKKKKKQRKESVDVLMDGKKEMTLTTRQRALQSSKDASASGASLIEFPNGLPPAPPRKQKEKLTEVEQQLKKAEAAQRRKMQVEKAARESEAEAIRKILGQDSSRKKREEKIKKRQQELAEEKAANARMLASNTVRYVMGPSGTVVTFPEEMGLPSILNSKPISYPPPREKCAGPSCSNPYKYRDSKSKLPLCSLQCYKAVQENMAAATRA, from the exons ATGGAGGATTTAGGTGGTACCCGATTTGATAGCCTCAACAATGCtgtaaggaggaggaggagtcaAACTTCACGCAGGCCTCGACCTGATTCACAGCCTGTGTCGGAAGAGCAAGAGCTGTCTCCCTTGTCAGCAACCCCCCCTTCAGAGGATGCTGGCAAGGCCTCCAGCGACGAGATTGCTGGTTATGATACTAATtccaagagaaaagaattcaGTCTTAATCATTGTGTTTCTCAGGCCTCCTCTGCTACTGGAGCTGAGGATAATAAATCCCTAAGGAAGAGTAATAAGGATGAAGGATTCCATGTGTTATATAATAATGAACCTGGAAGGAGTGGTTCGAATAATAAACGCTGTAGCGAAGGTGTTCTTGCTCCAGCTAATTGGAAAGGGTCTAATAAATCAAAGGAGAGCTTTGAGTCAGAATCAAGAAATGCAGATATGTATGGTGAAAGGAATCCTGAGAGTATGAGTGTGGGGCAGCTTGGTGTCACCCAAGATGGATTGGGGAATAAGAACAAGGTTAAGAAGGTTAAACTCAGGGTTGGTGGTGTGACACGTACCATTCAATCTAACTCGTCGTCTAATGGTGCTTCAGGAATTGGAACAACTATGAAAAGTACACGCTCTTCAGATGCCTCAAGATCACGCCAAAAGCAACAG AATAATTCTGACGATAATCATTCTCCTTCTGAAAAGAGGGGCGGCTTACAAGGCCTTCGGTGGAAGGGATCCTCAAGGGGTTGTTTTAGTCTTGGGAAGGAGGAGTCACTGATGGGGAGGACATCTGGAAAAAACACATCTGGTCAGAAAAGAGACAAATCTGAACCAGTTCGTAAGAGCAAGCGAGTACCAAAAAGGCGAGTACTGGATGGAGAATTTGGTGATGacgatgatgaggatgatgagaTTCGGTATTTGGAGAAGCTGAAAACATCGAAAGTTTCTGCAGTGTATAGAGATGAAGAAGAATTGAGTAAGAAGCATCGAAAACTCTCTAGTGTATCCAATTTGGAAAATGCTGCATCATCAAGATCAGGCAGAGATGGCAAGAAAAGGTCTAGATTCGAGGACACTGACTATGAGGCTGAAGAGGAGTCAGGTTCTGATGGcgagcttgaggacaagaaaaagaaaaaacagaggaAAGAATCAGTTGATGTATTGATGGATGGTAAGAAGGAAATGACTCTCACTACACGTCAACGGGCCCTTCAATCAAGCAAAGATGCCTCAGCATCTGGTGCAAGTTTAATTGAGTTTCCCAATGGATTACCACCTGCCCCACCTAGAA AGCAAAAGGAGAAGCTTACAGAGGTGGAGCAGCAACTGAAGAAAGCCGAGGCTGCTCAAAGGCGTAAAATGCAGGTTGAGAAGGCTGCCAGAGAATCTGAG GCTGAAGCTATCAGAAAAATACTTGGTCAAGATTCCAGCAGGAAGAAGcgagaagagaaaataaagaagcgTCAACAAGAACTGGCAGAG GAGAAAGCAGCCAATGCAAGAATGCTTGCATCAAACACCGTGAGATATGTGATGGGTCCCTCTGGGACAGTTGTGACCTTTCCCGAGGAAATGGGGCTCCCTAGCATATTGAACTCCAAACCCATCAG TTATCCTCCACCGCGTGAGAAGTGTGCTGGTCCATCTTGTAGCAATCCATATAAGTATCGGGATTCAAAATCAAAGCTTCCTCTTTGCAGTCTCCAATGCTACAAGGCAGTCCAGGAGAATATGGCAGCCGCAACTAGAGCATGA